Proteins encoded in a region of the Caballeronia sp. M1242 genome:
- a CDS encoding NAD(P)-dependent oxidoreductase, whose translation MTMKTIGDIASHRQTHERLACEFSDVAPLLDATAAAAAASRCHYCYDAPCVQACPTRIDIPGFIRKIGNGNLKGAASDILSANPLGGMCARVCPTEILCEGSCVRNHPGDEPVQIGALQRHATDWAMSNDVALFSRAPETGRRIAIIGAGPAGLACAYRLALAGHRAVIFDARNKPGGLNEFGIAAYKTVDDYAQREIEWLHSIGGIEIRTGQALGRDFTLDELRKQYDAVFIALGLAGVRELALEGESLNGVMNAVDFIEQVRQADDLASVPVGRRVVVIGGGNTAVDACVQSRKLGATSVTMAYRRGVENMSATWAEREFAQTHGVYIVTHAQPVRLIGENGQVTGVEFQRDAERFVIEADMVLKAIGQTLVPVGIGRELLTLDGGRIVTDENRQTTLAKVWAGGDCATHEGLDLTVQAVQDGKLAAASIDASFELTAIKAA comes from the coding sequence ATGACCATGAAGACCATCGGCGATATTGCGAGCCATCGTCAGACGCACGAACGTCTCGCGTGCGAATTCTCCGACGTCGCGCCGCTTCTGGACGCGACCGCTGCGGCCGCCGCCGCGAGCCGCTGCCACTACTGCTATGACGCGCCATGCGTGCAAGCGTGTCCGACGCGCATCGACATACCGGGCTTTATTCGCAAGATCGGCAACGGCAATCTGAAGGGCGCGGCCTCCGACATTCTCTCGGCCAATCCGCTCGGCGGCATGTGTGCGCGCGTGTGTCCGACCGAGATCCTCTGCGAAGGAAGTTGCGTGCGCAATCATCCGGGCGACGAGCCCGTGCAGATCGGCGCATTGCAACGTCACGCGACCGACTGGGCGATGTCGAATGACGTTGCGTTGTTCAGCCGCGCGCCGGAAACCGGAAGGCGCATTGCGATTATCGGCGCGGGACCGGCGGGGCTCGCGTGTGCGTATCGACTGGCGCTCGCGGGCCATCGCGCCGTGATCTTCGATGCGCGCAACAAGCCGGGCGGTCTCAACGAGTTCGGCATCGCGGCCTACAAGACGGTCGACGACTACGCGCAGCGCGAGATCGAGTGGCTTCATTCGATAGGCGGCATCGAGATCCGGACCGGTCAGGCGCTCGGACGCGACTTCACGCTCGACGAGTTGCGCAAGCAATATGACGCGGTGTTTATCGCGTTGGGGCTCGCAGGCGTGCGTGAATTGGCGCTCGAAGGCGAGTCGCTGAACGGCGTGATGAACGCGGTCGATTTCATCGAGCAGGTGCGTCAGGCCGATGACCTCGCGAGCGTGCCGGTCGGCCGTCGGGTGGTCGTGATCGGCGGCGGCAACACGGCCGTTGATGCGTGCGTGCAAAGCCGCAAGCTCGGCGCGACGAGCGTGACGATGGCGTACCGGCGCGGTGTCGAAAACATGAGCGCGACATGGGCCGAGCGCGAGTTCGCGCAGACCCACGGCGTGTACATCGTCACGCATGCGCAGCCGGTGCGTCTGATCGGCGAGAACGGTCAGGTGACAGGCGTCGAATTCCAACGCGACGCCGAGCGCTTCGTGATCGAAGCCGACATGGTCCTGAAGGCGATCGGTCAGACGCTCGTGCCCGTGGGCATCGGGCGCGAACTGCTGACGCTCGACGGCGGGCGCATCGTGACCGACGAGAATCGCCAAACGACGCTCGCCAAAGTGTGGGCCGGCGGCGATTGCGCCACCCACGAAGGGCTCGATCTCACCGTGCAGGCCGTGCAGGACGGCAAGCTCGCGGCCGCGTCGATCGACGCGTCGTTCGAGCTGACTGCAATCAAAGCCGCCTGA
- a CDS encoding Zn-dependent hydrolase — translation MNVLTDAVTEAGLDTSIRVNGARLWESLMTMARIGATPKGGVCRLALTDLDREGRDLIVSWAKAEGCTVHVDQMGNVFMRRAGRNLDALPVVTGSHADSQPTGGRFDGIYGVLGGLEVIRTLNDRGIETEHPIEVVIWTNEEGSRFAPAMVASGVFAGVFSLEYGLSRKDVDGKTIGEELKRIGYAGDVPCGGRKLHAAFELHIEQGPILEAEDKTIGVVTDAQGQRWYEITLTGQEAHAGPTPMPRRKDALLGASRVVDLVNRIGLDHAPLACATVGMMQVHPNSRNVIPGRVFFTVDFRHPDDAVLARMDAALREGVARIAGEIGLQTELEQIFYYEPVKFDAACVASVRAAAQRFGYSHRDMVSGAGHDACYLAQVAPTSMVFVPCVDGISHNEIEDATQEWIEAGANVLLHAMLERASEPAP, via the coding sequence ATGAACGTCCTAACGGATGCAGTCACAGAGGCCGGTCTCGATACGTCCATCCGCGTGAACGGCGCGCGGTTGTGGGAAAGCCTGATGACGATGGCCAGGATCGGCGCGACGCCGAAGGGCGGCGTCTGCCGCCTCGCGCTCACCGATCTCGATCGCGAAGGCCGCGATCTCATCGTCAGTTGGGCGAAGGCCGAGGGCTGCACGGTGCATGTCGATCAGATGGGCAATGTGTTCATGCGACGGGCGGGCCGCAATCTCGACGCATTGCCGGTCGTGACCGGCTCGCATGCCGACTCGCAGCCTACGGGCGGCCGTTTCGACGGCATCTACGGCGTGCTCGGCGGGCTCGAAGTGATTCGCACGCTGAACGATCGCGGTATCGAGACCGAACATCCGATCGAAGTCGTCATCTGGACCAACGAAGAAGGCTCGCGTTTCGCGCCCGCAATGGTCGCATCCGGCGTGTTCGCGGGCGTTTTCTCGCTGGAGTACGGGCTGTCGCGCAAGGACGTCGACGGTAAGACCATCGGCGAGGAACTCAAGCGTATCGGCTATGCGGGCGATGTTCCGTGCGGCGGCCGCAAGCTGCATGCGGCGTTCGAACTACATATCGAACAAGGGCCGATCCTCGAAGCCGAAGACAAGACGATCGGCGTCGTCACCGATGCGCAGGGCCAGCGCTGGTATGAGATCACGCTGACGGGACAGGAAGCGCACGCCGGCCCCACGCCGATGCCGCGTCGCAAGGACGCGCTGCTCGGCGCGTCGCGCGTAGTCGATCTCGTCAACCGCATCGGCCTCGACCATGCGCCGCTCGCGTGCGCGACGGTCGGCATGATGCAGGTGCATCCGAACTCGCGCAACGTGATTCCCGGCCGCGTGTTCTTCACCGTCGACTTCCGTCATCCCGACGATGCCGTGCTCGCGCGCATGGATGCCGCCTTGCGCGAAGGCGTCGCGCGCATTGCGGGCGAGATCGGCCTGCAAACTGAGCTCGAACAGATCTTCTACTACGAACCTGTCAAGTTCGACGCGGCCTGCGTGGCATCGGTGCGCGCGGCGGCGCAGCGCTTCGGATACTCGCACCGCGATATGGTCTCGGGCGCGGGCCATGATGCTTGCTATCTCGCGCAGGTCGCGCCTACATCGATGGTGTTCGTGCCGTGCGTCGACGGCATCAGTCATAACGAAATAGAAGACGCCACGCAGGAGTGGATCGAAGCAGGCGCGAACGTGTTGCTGCACGCCATGCTCGAACGCGCATCCGAACCGGCTCCCTGA
- a CDS encoding TetR/AcrR family transcriptional regulator: MRHDEATNSITANEDASPPLRRRRAQIRESNEAHLLACAEAVFAEKGLEGASTAMIAERAGLPKANLHYYFPTKLALYRRVLEDIFEDWHRAADTFECSDDPVEAIGGYVRAKMELSRRRPLGSKVWASEIIHGAHHMQDILSERVKPWLDTRVTVIESWIARGLLAPVEADTFMFMIWAITQHYADFDAQIRALKGKRALTQKAFDEQTEEVVRLVIRACGAVSPRSVETLPAAHA; this comes from the coding sequence ATGAGACACGACGAAGCCACGAACAGCATCACCGCGAACGAAGACGCGTCGCCGCCCTTGCGGCGCCGCCGCGCGCAGATTCGCGAAAGCAACGAGGCGCATTTGCTTGCCTGTGCGGAGGCGGTGTTCGCCGAGAAAGGATTAGAAGGCGCGAGCACGGCGATGATCGCCGAGCGCGCCGGCTTGCCGAAGGCCAATCTGCATTACTACTTCCCGACGAAGCTCGCGCTCTATCGCCGCGTGCTGGAAGACATATTCGAGGACTGGCATCGCGCGGCGGATACGTTCGAGTGCAGCGACGACCCGGTGGAAGCGATCGGCGGTTATGTGCGCGCGAAAATGGAGTTGTCGAGAAGACGACCGCTCGGCTCGAAAGTGTGGGCGAGCGAAATCATTCACGGCGCGCACCACATGCAGGACATCCTCAGCGAGCGCGTGAAGCCGTGGCTGGATACGCGTGTGACGGTTATCGAAAGCTGGATCGCGCGCGGCCTGCTCGCGCCGGTCGAAGCCGATACGTTCATGTTCATGATCTGGGCGATCACGCAGCATTACGCCGACTTCGATGCGCAGATTCGCGCGCTCAAAGGCAAGCGCGCGCTCACGCAGAAAGCCTTCGACGAACAGACGGAAGAAGTCGTGCGGCTCGTCATTCGCGCGTGCGGGGCAGTGTCGCCGCGGTCCGTGGAGACACTGCCAGCAGCGCATGCATGA
- a CDS encoding prolyl oligopeptidase family serine peptidase, translating to MRAISAGVRCASAISLAFCIAACGGGESAVTDSAVAKASAHVSASSATDNAALNGESQHAATVRLQRYAIDPSKVFVAGISSGGFAAVQMHVAHSATFKGAAIYAGGVYWCAGLGGAATALANCGGLTLPTNQASYNSTLVASETYLDAQSALGTIDSSTNLRGQPVYLWSGTQDEVVNPLEMADLRSEYQHYGAKIHFDNAFPAAHGWESPDGELACGTSGSPYMVRCSANGAVYDSVKTWLTMFIGPLKPRNGGKLSGSLLTFDQTEFGASPNLSMSSTGSVFVPKACAQGQQCGLVLALHGCLQQASLIGNRWVTEAGINEWADTNKLVVIYPDTVASSAPGPTNPNACFDWWGYSNQYDPNYALKSGAQLSVLYAMVQRVTGRP from the coding sequence ATGCGCGCTATCTCCGCAGGCGTTCGGTGTGCGTCGGCAATCAGCCTGGCTTTCTGCATCGCCGCGTGCGGGGGCGGAGAATCGGCGGTTACGGATTCGGCTGTCGCTAAAGCGTCGGCGCACGTCAGCGCTTCGTCCGCCACCGATAACGCCGCGCTGAACGGCGAATCTCAACACGCCGCGACCGTCAGGCTCCAACGCTACGCGATCGACCCGTCGAAGGTCTTCGTCGCGGGCATCTCATCGGGCGGCTTTGCTGCGGTGCAAATGCACGTCGCCCACTCCGCGACGTTCAAAGGAGCCGCGATCTATGCCGGCGGCGTGTACTGGTGCGCGGGCTTAGGCGGCGCTGCGACAGCGCTCGCGAACTGCGGTGGCTTGACGCTTCCGACGAATCAGGCTTCGTATAACAGTACGCTCGTCGCTTCGGAAACTTATCTCGATGCGCAATCGGCCCTCGGCACGATCGACTCATCGACGAATCTGCGCGGACAACCCGTCTACCTTTGGTCCGGCACGCAAGACGAGGTGGTCAATCCGCTGGAGATGGCCGACCTGAGATCCGAGTACCAGCATTACGGCGCGAAGATTCACTTCGACAACGCGTTTCCCGCTGCGCACGGCTGGGAATCGCCCGACGGCGAGCTTGCCTGCGGCACGAGCGGGAGCCCGTACATGGTGCGTTGCTCGGCCAACGGAGCGGTCTACGACTCGGTGAAAACCTGGCTGACCATGTTCATCGGCCCGCTGAAGCCGCGCAACGGTGGCAAGCTGTCCGGCTCGCTGCTTACCTTCGATCAGACCGAGTTCGGGGCGTCGCCGAACCTCTCGATGAGTTCGACGGGCAGCGTCTTTGTCCCGAAAGCCTGCGCGCAGGGGCAGCAATGCGGATTGGTGCTGGCGCTTCATGGTTGCTTGCAACAGGCGTCGCTCATCGGAAACCGTTGGGTCACCGAAGCAGGCATCAACGAGTGGGCCGACACGAACAAGCTGGTCGTCATCTATCCCGACACAGTGGCGTCGTCCGCGCCCGGGCCGACGAACCCTAACGCATGCTTCGACTGGTGGGGCTACTCCAATCAGTACGATCCCAACTACGCGCTCAAGAGTGGCGCGCAGTTGTCCGTGCTATACGCGATGGTGCAACGCGTGACCGGACGACCGTAG
- a CDS encoding SGNH/GDSL hydrolase family protein — MMRKTISTLLLALLTSCGGGGGDNSTSATTTSPAGGVKLQVVAFGDSLSDVGTYAPIASAVGGGRFTTNPGQVWSQDVAQYYGDTLTAAYVVDPGHQLKAQSGLGYAQGGSTVATPANQEQFLTDLIGDIEMPVNQQISSYLSAHKSFNSNQLVLVWAGSNDVLRAGSPPAADQTVQTAATTLAGLVGQIVGAGATHVVVVNVPNVGLAPDGIQQADGGGNLSRLSQLFNSTLLTALQANNLQSKVILVDAYTWTTQTIQNYQANGFTVSNTAQACDPSRTPRNTSLLCSPSTYVAANADQTYMFADYLHPTTRMHALFAQYVEKQIAGSGLGR, encoded by the coding sequence ATGATGCGAAAGACAATTTCTACCTTACTTCTTGCACTGCTTACGTCATGCGGCGGCGGCGGCGGCGACAACTCGACGAGCGCGACAACCACCAGTCCGGCAGGCGGCGTCAAATTGCAGGTCGTGGCATTCGGCGACAGTCTGTCGGATGTCGGCACCTATGCCCCGATAGCCAGCGCGGTGGGCGGCGGACGGTTCACGACGAATCCGGGCCAGGTCTGGTCGCAGGATGTCGCTCAGTACTATGGCGACACGCTGACTGCGGCCTATGTCGTCGATCCCGGCCATCAACTGAAGGCGCAAAGCGGTCTCGGCTACGCGCAGGGCGGATCGACCGTTGCGACGCCCGCCAATCAGGAGCAGTTCCTCACCGATCTGATCGGCGACATCGAGATGCCGGTGAATCAGCAGATCTCGAGCTATCTGTCGGCGCATAAGAGCTTCAATTCGAATCAGTTGGTGCTGGTCTGGGCGGGCTCGAATGACGTGCTTCGGGCAGGCTCACCGCCCGCCGCCGACCAGACCGTGCAAACGGCGGCGACGACGCTCGCCGGGCTGGTCGGGCAGATAGTCGGGGCCGGCGCGACCCATGTCGTCGTGGTCAACGTGCCTAATGTCGGGCTCGCGCCGGACGGTATTCAGCAGGCCGATGGCGGCGGCAACCTGTCGAGGCTCTCGCAACTGTTCAATTCGACGCTGCTTACCGCGTTGCAGGCCAACAACCTGCAAAGCAAGGTTATTCTCGTCGATGCCTATACATGGACCACCCAGACCATCCAGAACTATCAGGCGAACGGGTTCACGGTATCCAACACCGCGCAGGCATGCGATCCGTCCAGGACGCCGCGCAACACTTCGCTCTTGTGCTCCCCGTCCACGTACGTTGCCGCGAACGCCGACCAGACTTACATGTTTGCCGACTACCTGCATCCGACGACGCGCATGCACGCGCTCTTTGCGCAATACGTGGAGAAACAGATCGCCGGGAGCGGACTCGGGCGTTGA
- a CDS encoding NRAMP family divalent metal transporter produces the protein MFIPHNKPATNSDKRGSARRAHSWSAHLGPGLVTIASDNDPSGIATYTLAGAWYGFDQLWVCVLSYPSTVALQLISARVAAITGRGLTANMRKHDWPPFFYFAVARFLIANTLNIAVDVLAMGAALRALTGGSLAWLTVLSGCAALVLQWTVAYARYAKILKWLTLAMFAYAGVLVLVDVPWPTVARRLFIPHVVWSEHYVTTLIAVLGTTVSPYLMFAQAEQEARDIEKSEVSRRQALDRKMGGVRREVLLRTLLSNAVSVCVMIAAAATLHLMQSTPPGEFVQLDRVLEPLARGHAGHVLALALLGSALLALAPLAGSAAQAAASSFNWESGERRDTRIAWLLAGTIVLGIAVAVALTFWHVEPARALYWSAVLNGMTVTPVLVLLVLLSSSREAVGDLAAHWTLRALSWLAALATAAALVAHSVLEFL, from the coding sequence ATGTTCATTCCTCATAACAAGCCGGCAACGAACAGCGACAAGCGAGGCAGCGCGCGCCGCGCGCATTCATGGTCGGCGCACCTCGGGCCCGGACTCGTCACGATTGCGTCGGACAACGATCCCAGCGGCATAGCCACATACACGCTCGCCGGCGCGTGGTATGGCTTCGACCAGCTTTGGGTGTGCGTGCTCTCGTACCCGTCGACCGTCGCATTGCAGCTTATCTCGGCGCGCGTCGCCGCGATCACGGGGCGCGGCCTGACTGCGAACATGCGCAAGCACGACTGGCCTCCGTTCTTTTACTTCGCCGTCGCGCGCTTCCTGATTGCGAATACGTTGAACATTGCCGTCGATGTGCTCGCCATGGGCGCCGCACTGCGCGCATTGACCGGTGGGTCCCTTGCCTGGCTGACCGTGCTGTCAGGATGCGCGGCGCTCGTCCTGCAATGGACGGTCGCTTATGCACGCTACGCGAAGATACTCAAATGGCTGACACTCGCGATGTTCGCGTATGCCGGCGTCCTCGTACTCGTCGATGTGCCCTGGCCTACAGTCGCAAGGCGTCTCTTCATTCCGCATGTGGTTTGGTCGGAACACTATGTGACGACGTTGATCGCCGTGTTGGGCACGACGGTCAGCCCCTACCTGATGTTCGCGCAAGCCGAACAGGAAGCGCGCGACATCGAGAAGAGCGAGGTGTCGCGGCGGCAGGCACTGGATCGAAAGATGGGCGGCGTGCGACGCGAGGTACTGCTCAGAACCTTGCTGTCCAATGCGGTCTCGGTCTGCGTGATGATCGCGGCGGCCGCGACGCTGCATCTCATGCAGTCGACGCCTCCCGGCGAGTTCGTGCAACTCGATCGCGTACTGGAGCCGCTCGCGCGTGGTCATGCGGGGCACGTGCTCGCGCTCGCGCTGCTCGGGTCGGCCCTTCTTGCGCTTGCGCCGCTGGCGGGCTCGGCTGCACAGGCGGCGGCGAGTTCATTCAACTGGGAAAGCGGCGAGCGTCGCGATACCCGCATCGCGTGGCTGCTCGCCGGGACCATCGTGCTCGGCATAGCGGTCGCCGTCGCGCTGACCTTCTGGCATGTCGAGCCTGCGCGAGCGCTCTATTGGAGCGCGGTGCTCAACGGCATGACGGTGACTCCGGTTCTTGTTCTGCTCGTCTTGCTCAGTTCAAGCCGAGAAGCCGTAGGCGATCTCGCTGCGCACTGGACCTTACGCGCGCTTAGCTGGCTCGCGGCGCTGGCAACCGCAGCCGCGCTTGTCGCGCATTCGGTGCTCGAGTTTCTTTGA
- a CDS encoding putative urea ABC transporter substrate-binding protein, which produces MRKLVRCLGIAAVSLVTLASSAAFAAPRNDFKVCWTIYAGWMPWGQAKTQGIVSKWAKKYGINVDVVQLNDYVESINQYTAGKFDGCAMTNMDALTIPAAGGVDSTALIVSDYSNGNDGVLMKGKGKQIADLKGQQVNLVQFSVSHYLLARALDSAHMSERDLKVVNTSDADISGAFATPAVHNAVTWNPMLADLKAQPNVTEVFDSSKIPGEIMDMMVVNTKTLQENPALGKALTGAWFEMVALMHGNSAETTNALTAMAKSSGTDLANFKGQLSTTALFYTPKAALDFVTSPDMPKIMTRVAKFSFDHGLLGQDAKSADAVGMAFDKGVVIGNKSNVKLRFDPTYVEMAAAGKL; this is translated from the coding sequence ATGCGCAAGCTCGTCCGCTGTCTCGGCATCGCCGCCGTTTCCCTCGTCACGCTCGCCTCGAGCGCCGCGTTCGCCGCGCCCCGCAACGACTTCAAGGTGTGCTGGACCATCTATGCGGGCTGGATGCCGTGGGGTCAGGCCAAGACTCAAGGCATCGTGTCGAAGTGGGCGAAGAAGTACGGCATCAACGTCGATGTCGTGCAGCTGAACGACTACGTCGAGTCCATCAATCAATACACGGCCGGCAAGTTCGATGGCTGCGCCATGACCAACATGGATGCGCTCACCATTCCGGCCGCGGGCGGCGTCGATTCAACCGCGCTCATCGTGAGCGACTACTCCAACGGCAACGACGGCGTGCTCATGAAGGGCAAAGGCAAGCAGATCGCCGATCTGAAGGGCCAGCAAGTCAATCTCGTGCAGTTCTCCGTGTCGCACTATCTGCTCGCGCGCGCGCTCGACAGCGCCCACATGAGCGAGCGCGATCTCAAGGTCGTCAATACATCCGATGCCGATATCTCAGGCGCATTCGCGACGCCGGCCGTTCACAACGCGGTGACGTGGAACCCGATGCTCGCCGATCTCAAGGCACAGCCGAACGTCACCGAAGTCTTCGATTCCAGCAAGATTCCCGGCGAGATCATGGACATGATGGTCGTCAACACGAAGACGCTGCAGGAAAACCCGGCGCTCGGCAAGGCGCTGACCGGCGCATGGTTCGAGATGGTCGCGCTCATGCACGGCAACTCCGCCGAGACCACGAACGCGCTCACCGCAATGGCGAAGTCTTCCGGCACCGATCTCGCCAACTTCAAAGGACAGTTGTCCACCACTGCGCTCTTCTATACGCCGAAAGCCGCGCTCGATTTCGTCACGAGCCCCGACATGCCGAAGATCATGACGCGCGTCGCGAAGTTCTCGTTCGATCACGGCCTGCTCGGTCAGGACGCAAAGAGCGCGGACGCGGTGGGCATGGCGTTCGACAAGGGCGTCGTGATCGGCAACAAGAGCAACGTCAAGCTGCGCTTCGATCCGACCTATGTCGAGATGGCGGCAGCGGGCAAGCTCTGA
- a CDS encoding ABC transporter permease produces the protein MRLINRHPSRTGGLMLLLLPFVVLFAVYFTGSSMRLSVNPDDKLLPSAAQMSDAVKSVAFTEDKRTGEYLLWADTLSSLRRLGIGLVVSAAIALVVAIATGSFPFVSATLSPFITVISMVPPLAVLPILFIVFGLDELSKVVLIVVGITPMIIRDLHARAGDIPAELWVKAQTLGASSWTLILRLVLPQLLPRLLVALRLSLGAAWLFLIAAEAIASTDGLGYRIFLVRRYLSMDLILPYVAWITLLAWLTDELLRRITQWCFPWYGGSAR, from the coding sequence ATGCGACTCATCAATCGACATCCGAGCAGGACAGGCGGCCTGATGCTGCTGCTGTTGCCGTTCGTCGTGCTCTTTGCGGTCTATTTCACCGGATCGTCGATGCGGCTTTCGGTCAATCCCGACGACAAGCTGTTGCCGAGCGCGGCGCAAATGAGCGATGCCGTGAAGTCGGTCGCCTTCACCGAGGACAAGCGCACAGGCGAATATCTGTTGTGGGCCGACACGCTGTCGAGCTTGCGGCGTCTTGGCATCGGCCTCGTGGTGAGCGCGGCGATCGCGCTCGTCGTTGCCATCGCGACGGGCTCGTTCCCGTTCGTCAGCGCGACGCTATCGCCGTTCATCACGGTCATTTCGATGGTCCCGCCGCTTGCGGTGTTGCCGATCCTTTTCATCGTGTTCGGGCTCGACGAGTTGTCGAAGGTCGTGCTGATTGTGGTCGGCATCACGCCGATGATCATTCGCGACCTGCATGCGCGCGCGGGCGACATTCCCGCCGAGTTATGGGTCAAGGCGCAGACGCTCGGCGCAAGCAGCTGGACGCTGATTCTGCGGCTCGTGCTGCCTCAACTGCTGCCGCGCTTGCTGGTGGCGCTGCGTCTTTCGCTCGGCGCCGCGTGGCTGTTTCTGATCGCGGCGGAAGCGATCGCGTCCACCGACGGCCTCGGCTACCGCATCTTTCTCGTGCGCCGCTATCTGTCGATGGATCTGATTCTGCCGTACGTCGCGTGGATCACACTGCTCGCGTGGCTCACCGACGAGCTGCTTCGACGCATCACGCAATGGTGCTTCCCGTGGTACGGCGGGAGCGCGCGATGA
- a CDS encoding ABC transporter ATP-binding protein yields the protein MIEVRNVWKEYGDQVVLERLNLTIKEGEFCSMVGASGCGKSTFLRLLLGQERPTRGEILLDGAPLPGEPDAHRGVVFQRYSVFDHLDALHNVMLGLELPRAKLTGRLFGTQRRAARDEAAAMLERVGLGAALNKYPQQLSGGMQQRLAIAQALMMKPRVLLLDEPFGALDPGIRKDMHALLSELWRESKLTIFMVTHDLKEGFTLGSRVLVFDKVRVDPQAPGAYGARITYNIPLDRTRDSASAVHIAQAAMQGASDNELVSLEGIRS from the coding sequence ATGATCGAAGTCCGCAACGTATGGAAGGAATACGGCGATCAGGTCGTGCTGGAACGCCTGAATCTCACCATCAAGGAAGGCGAGTTCTGCTCGATGGTCGGCGCCTCGGGCTGCGGCAAGTCGACGTTTCTGCGGCTGCTGCTCGGCCAGGAACGCCCGACGCGCGGCGAAATTCTGCTGGATGGCGCGCCGCTTCCGGGCGAGCCGGACGCGCATCGCGGCGTCGTGTTTCAACGCTATTCCGTGTTCGATCATCTTGACGCGCTGCATAACGTGATGCTCGGTCTCGAACTGCCGCGCGCGAAGCTCACGGGCCGACTGTTCGGCACGCAGCGCCGCGCCGCGCGCGACGAAGCGGCCGCGATGCTCGAACGCGTGGGTCTTGGCGCGGCGCTCAACAAATATCCGCAGCAGCTTTCGGGCGGCATGCAGCAACGGCTCGCCATCGCGCAGGCGCTGATGATGAAGCCGCGCGTGCTGTTGCTCGACGAGCCGTTCGGCGCGCTCGATCCGGGCATACGCAAGGACATGCACGCGCTCTTGTCCGAGCTATGGCGCGAATCGAAGCTCACCATCTTCATGGTCACGCACGACCTGAAAGAAGGCTTCACGCTGGGCAGCCGCGTGCTCGTGTTCGACAAGGTTCGCGTGGACCCGCAAGCGCCCGGCGCGTACGGCGCGCGCATCACGTACAACATTCCGCTCGATCGCACCCGCGACTCCGCCTCGGCCGTTCATATCGCGCAGGCGGCAATGCAAGGTGCTTCGGACAACGAACTGGTTTCACTGGAGGGAATTCGTTCATGA
- a CDS encoding urea amidolyase associated protein UAAP1, which produces MTLLLEETVPGGGHTSLIVKRGQSLRVTDLRGGANVSVMMVNASEKSERLNLPDSLKCQHTAKLTAGHCLYSDMGRVLAAIVADTCGWHDSIGGVSNAEEVTERYGVGRYQELRNAFYRNGTDNLLVEMGKWGLGISDLMMTLNLFSRVDVTDEGTLRFVPGNSKAGDYVELYAPMNTLVVLTAIQHPLDPNPEYSPKPVKLELSTAQPDVAELCRTACDENVRGFINTERFFL; this is translated from the coding sequence ATGACATTGTTGCTCGAAGAAACCGTCCCCGGAGGCGGGCATACGTCGCTCATCGTGAAACGCGGACAGTCGCTGCGCGTGACGGACCTGCGCGGCGGCGCAAACGTCAGCGTGATGATGGTGAACGCATCCGAGAAGAGCGAACGGCTGAACCTGCCGGATTCGCTGAAGTGCCAGCACACCGCGAAGCTCACGGCGGGCCATTGCCTCTACTCCGACATGGGGCGCGTGCTGGCCGCGATCGTCGCGGATACGTGCGGCTGGCACGACAGCATCGGCGGCGTATCGAACGCAGAGGAAGTGACCGAGCGATACGGCGTCGGCCGCTATCAGGAACTGCGCAACGCGTTCTATCGCAACGGCACGGACAACCTGCTCGTCGAGATGGGCAAGTGGGGCCTCGGCATCTCCGATCTGATGATGACGCTCAATCTCTTCAGCCGCGTGGATGTCACCGACGAAGGCACGCTGCGCTTCGTGCCCGGCAACTCGAAGGCGGGCGACTACGTGGAGCTTTACGCGCCGATGAACACGCTCGTCGTGCTCACGGCCATCCAGCATCCGCTCGACCCGAACCCCGAGTACTCGCCGAAGCCCGTGAAGCTCGAACTGAGCACGGCGCAACCCGACGTCGCCGAACTCTGCCGCACCGCGTGCGACGAGAACGTACGCGGCTTCATCAACACCGAACGCTTCTTTCTGTGA